The uncultured Fretibacterium sp. genome includes the window GACCGCATCATCCCCCTGTTCGGGATCCCCGCGGAGCCGGAGGTCCGTTTGAGGAGGCCGGACGAAAGAGGATGACGCTTTGGACCGTCCCTTTATCTCGCTTTCGGACAGGTCGGAGCGATGGCGGCTTGACAACGACGAAGAATAATGAGTTAATGGGCTTATCGATAGCTTTTTGCATGGCTTTTATCTTACTTTTTCAATCTTAATTTTCGAGGGGGATGACAGTAATGAAGTTCGCGGATGTTCTGCTCTTTGGGGCGGGTGTGGCTTTGGGGGTGGGCGCGACGTATGCCGTGAAGAGCAGGAGGGGTAAAAAGCTGGCGGTCGCGCTTGCCAGCAAGGGGCTCGAGCTCAAGGACCGTCTAGCCTGCGTTGCGGACCGTATGAAGGAGTCCGTCGAGGATATCGTGGCCGAGGCCCGTTACGCCAACGAGCACAGCGATGCCGGGGAGACCTTTGCGGAGTAGTGGGACGGTCGGAAACCGTTCGAGGAAGAAAAAGGGCGACGGGCTGCTGATCGCCCTTTTCTTTATGCTTAAGTAAAGGTAGATAGAAGAAAATCCGATGAAATTTGAGATCGTACACGAATTGCCCGGGCGCCTGCGCCTTCGCTGCGGTGAAGGCGCCTTTACCCTGCCGGAGTCCCTGGTCGTCGCCTCCCTTCTGGAGCAGCTGGACGGCGTGGAGCGCGTGAAGGCATCTTTTCGAACTGGAAGTCTGCTGATCCTGCATAATCCGCGGGTTCGAGATGCGGTCCTGGAGGCCGTGCGGATGCTGGAACCCGAATTCTACGGCGACATCGACGGGTCGGAGCTGGCGGATTCCCCGGAGGGGGGACTGGGGGAGAGCCTTTTGAGGCTCCTGGGCGGCCTCCTCGTCCGGTCCCTTCTCCCGAGCGTGCTGCGCTATTCCCTCACGGTCCTGAGATCCGTTCCGTTGCTCGTCAGGGGGACGAACGCCCTCTGCCGCAGGAAACTCAACGTCTCCGTCCTGGACGCCTCGGCCGTCGGGGTCTCGCTTCTGCGCCGGGACTTTCGCACGGCGACGGTCATCACGACGCTGCTGGCCCTGGGGGACATCCTCGAGGAGTGGACCCACAAGCGCTCCCGCGAGAGCCTGTCCGACAGTCTGATGCTCGATATCGACAAGCTGTGGGTGCGCAGGGATGGGACGGACGTCCAGATCCCGTTCTCGGACCTGAGACTGGAGGACCTCGTCGTTGTCCGTATGGGGACGGTCATCCCCGTGGACGGCGTGGTGGAGGACGGGGAGGGGATGGTGAACCAGTCGGCGATGACGGGCGAGTCCATGCCGGTACATCGCCGCCCTGGGCTCAGCGTCTATGCCGGGACCGTCGTCGAGGAGGGGGAGCTCGTCGTTCGGGTCACGGCCTTCGACTCCGAGACCCGAATCCACAAGATAGCCCAGATGATCGACGAGTCCGAGATGCTGAAGGCGGAGGTCCAGAACCGGGCCGAGCGAATGGCCGACGAGATCGTCCCCTACAGCTTCCTTCTGGCCGGCCTCACCTATTTTCTGACGGGCGACGCTATCCGCGCCTCCTCCGCGCTCCTGGTGGACTATTCCTGCGCCATTCGCCTGGCGACCCCGCTGGCGATCCTGGCCGCCATGAGGGAGGGGGCCAAACGGGGGGTACTGATCAAGGGGGGCAAGTTCCTGGAGGCGCTGGCCGGTGCGGATACCGTCGTCTTCGATAAGACGGGGACCCTGACGGTCTCCTCGCCGCGGGTCGCCGACGTGATTCCCTTCGGGGGGCGGACCCGCCAGGACGTCCTGAGGGTCGCGGCGTGTCTTGAGGAGCATTTCCCGCATACCATAGCGCGCGCCGTCGTCCGGCAGGCGGAGCTGGAGGGCCTTCAGCACCGCGAGGAGCACACGGAGGTCGAGTATGCCGTGGCCCACGGCATCGTCTCCCTCTGGAGGGGCAGGAAGGTCCTGATCGGCAGCGCCCATTTCGTCTTCGAGGACGAGGGGGTCGTCTGCAGTGCGGAGGCACGGAAGGAGATCGATCGGGCGCTGGAGCGGTATTCCGTCCTCTATCTGGCGATGGACAGCGAGCTGGCCGGTCTCCTGTGCATCGAGGACCCCCTGCGCTCCGACGCTGGGGAGGTGGTGGACCTCCTGCACAAGGATGGGGTGAGGCGGGTCGTTCTGATGACGGGAGACGAGGAACGCGTCGCCCGGAACGTCGCCGGGCGTCTCTCCATCGACGAGTTTCACGCCCGTATGCTGCCCGACGAAAAAACCCGTTTCGTCGAGCGTTTTCGGACGGGAAGTTCCGGGGTCGTCATGGTGGGGGACGGGATTAACGATTCCCCTGCGCTCTCCGCGGCCGACGTGGGGATCGCCATGCGCAGCGGAGCGGACATCGCCAGGGAGGTTGCGGACGTCGTGCTCTCCGACAACCGCCTCTCCGGAATAACGGATGCCCGCCGCCTGGGGCGAGGGGTTATGAGGAAGATATACGGGAACTATGCGATGATCGTCGGGGTGAACACGATCCTCCTGGGGCTGGGGATTCTGGGCGGCATCACACCGGTCCTCTCCGCCCTTCTGCATAACCTGACCACGGTGAGCGCGGCCCTGTACGCCCTGACCCCGGTGCTGGGGCGGGGGAAGGAGAAACCCTTCGGAAAGGGGGAGGGCCGCTGATGGCGGCCGTGCCGACTATGATTGAGAGCTTCGTGCCGGGGAGGGTTCGGCTGCGGTCTCGGCTGCTGAGGGATCCGGGGACCGCCGGGGCCCTGAGGCGGTCCCTTCTGGATATCCGAGGCGTGCGTGCGGCCTCCGTGAACGAGCGGACCGGCGGGCTTCTGCTGGAGTACGACACCGCATTGTTTCCGCTCCCGGTGCTGATGAAGGCTATGCCCCTGTTCGATCGCCTTCGGGCTCTCGAGGAGAAAACGGGGGATGTCCTCCAGGACGTGGATGCTGTTCTGAGGGAGCTGAAGTCCCTTCTG containing:
- a CDS encoding heavy metal translocating P-type ATPase: MKFEIVHELPGRLRLRCGEGAFTLPESLVVASLLEQLDGVERVKASFRTGSLLILHNPRVRDAVLEAVRMLEPEFYGDIDGSELADSPEGGLGESLLRLLGGLLVRSLLPSVLRYSLTVLRSVPLLVRGTNALCRRKLNVSVLDASAVGVSLLRRDFRTATVITTLLALGDILEEWTHKRSRESLSDSLMLDIDKLWVRRDGTDVQIPFSDLRLEDLVVVRMGTVIPVDGVVEDGEGMVNQSAMTGESMPVHRRPGLSVYAGTVVEEGELVVRVTAFDSETRIHKIAQMIDESEMLKAEVQNRAERMADEIVPYSFLLAGLTYFLTGDAIRASSALLVDYSCAIRLATPLAILAAMREGAKRGVLIKGGKFLEALAGADTVVFDKTGTLTVSSPRVADVIPFGGRTRQDVLRVAACLEEHFPHTIARAVVRQAELEGLQHREEHTEVEYAVAHGIVSLWRGRKVLIGSAHFVFEDEGVVCSAEARKEIDRALERYSVLYLAMDSELAGLLCIEDPLRSDAGEVVDLLHKDGVRRVVLMTGDEERVARNVAGRLSIDEFHARMLPDEKTRFVERFRTGSSGVVMVGDGINDSPALSAADVGIAMRSGADIAREVADVVLSDNRLSGITDARRLGRGVMRKIYGNYAMIVGVNTILLGLGILGGITPVLSALLHNLTTVSAALYALTPVLGRGKEKPFGKGEGR